A stretch of Halocalculus aciditolerans DNA encodes these proteins:
- a CDS encoding permease has translation MTETVVEGLRLAGEVFWETRWALVGFTVAGAVEAFVSEERTSAVLGGNGRRELGLGTVFGAASSRCSLGAVAATESPFERGASPVASGRLSVRLDEPRDRTGPCHVGLVPPQGEAGGTAPSGYTLYLNAVFTLLLPGQVYVGHWATQSGEEPAEHEMGMTHELHEGS, from the coding sequence GTGACTGAGACCGTCGTTGAGGGCTTGCGCCTCGCTGGGGAGGTGTTCTGGGAAACCCGGTGGGCGCTCGTGGGGTTCACGGTCGCTGGTGCCGTCGAGGCGTTCGTCAGTGAGGAAAGGACGTCCGCCGTTCTCGGTGGGAACGGCCGGCGTGAACTCGGTCTCGGGACGGTCTTCGGGGCGGCGTCCTCGCGGTGTTCGCTTGGCGCGGTTGCGGCGACCGAGTCGCCGTTCGAGAGAGGTGCATCACCTGTTGCGAGCGGCCGCCTCTCAGTTCGCCTCGACGAACCTCGTGATCGAACTGGGCCGTGTCATGTGGGTCTCGTCCCGCCGCAGGGCGAAGCCGGTGGAACCGCGCCGTCCGGCTATACGCTGTACCTCAACGCCGTGTTCACACTGCTTCTCCCCGGTCAGGTCTACGTCGGTCACTGGGCGACACAGAGCGGTGAGGAACCCGCTGAACACGAGATGGGGATGACGCACGAGCTACACGAGGGGAGTTGA